attagtattagtattaaaAATCCTAGCCAAGCTGTGGATTACCATTTCATTAGTAATCGGCAAACGCTTCCGCAGTAATCCAGTCACTACTTCCACAATGGAGTCATGCAGTTTGGGAAACCGCAGAAGCTCCTtgtaaacacaaagacatacTTTTTTAGCATGGTGCTGTCATAATTAAAGCAGAGCTGTTTCAGGAAGTAGGTGATGTGTAAAGTGCATCTCAATCGCTGAGCTAACCTGCGTACTATAGGAGGAGCAGTGCTGGATgatcctctgcagctcctcatgAACGAGCTCCACGCAGCGGAGACTCGGCTCCTCCAGCCGTTTAATTTGCCGCTTCGCCAGCAGCTCAAAGGACACCTCGGGCACAAAGAGTGCCGGCCGCGGACCCTGCAGGGCAATTCATACACACAGACGCTCTACTATTTACCAGCTATTCCTCCAAAACAGCAAAAATAGTCTAGAATTTGGATTAAATAAATTACACGAATAGATGGGAGGAGAAGCTTACTGTAGCATTGCGGATGGCAGTGAGGATATCGAGCTCACTCAGTCCCCCGAGGGGGTCGATGGATTGCAAAGTGCGGCCAAAGGTCTCATGGAATATGTAACAGATGCGAGCACCCccacagctgcagaggagatgGGTTCAGCTGAGACACCAACGCTGTTTCTCAGCAATGATAATTACACCAAATCATATGCAGTCAACCAAAAAGGGTCAATATAATGATCCCTACATATTTATATGAATTAAATTGCCCAGTGGTAAGAGAGCTGTGGACATAAAGGTGCCAACAGAAGATGGCGatactttaatttaaaatgacgTTACCCCAAGGACATCACTCTCCTGTCATGCATTGTGAACCAGGTAAAATGCTGTGGTTCgcagttaaattaataaattagaTGCCAACCTGAGAAAATTCACTAGAACATGAAAAATGCCTGCTGTCCGCAAAAAAGTATTGCTGTTCAATTAAGATGCTGCTACTTCAGGGAGGTGAGACTCACAGCTCTGAGGTTTGGATGTATCTGGCTGTTCCTTCGATGGTGTGGCAGTAGTCGCTGGCAAACTTGGTGACAATCTGCAGCAGGGTGGCGCTGTGGTCCTCTACCGGTTGCCCATAGCTGTTGAGCCTTGTCTGGTACTGGGCACTAAGCACGGTCACCCGGGTTTTGAGTTCTGGGAGGCAGTCCCGGATGTGGTGCATCAGAAGCCTGCTGAGAGTTTTGGCCAAATAACGTGAGCCAGCTCGGGAGGCGAGCGAGGGGTAGTGGCGCTGCAGGAAGGCCTGCTCATCCCTCATTGAgtcctccagcttcttctgAGTATTGATGTCATGTTGGCTCCTAGACACAACACCAATTAGGTACAGAGTAAGTGTAATCAGACGATAAGGATAATACGGGCATTAAAAGAATACCCGAGTGCTTTATGATAACAGCAATGCATAACTAACATGAATGAAAACCTGAACAgaaaaatattcaatattatttcGGACCTGTTAACCACCCCGATGATCCCGAGCTTGACTGGGATGACTCGGCCGAGAAGGACCTCTAAAGCATCAGTGCCTGCATCCATCAGGTCCAGCTTACTGACCACCAGCAGTGTTCGACgacctgacaaacaaacaaacaccacacaAGGTCTTTTTAAGGACAGTAAACAACCGGTAAAATCCTCTGTTTTGACAAAGCCACTAGGAAACGTttctgcagagaggagaaacaggaaattATTCTCCAATGGGACAGGATCTAAGACTAGCTGGGGAACGTTTGGGCCCGGAGACAGATTCCCTACTACACAATCACTGTGTATAACAGACACCACTAGGCCATGCTGCCAGCCACCCAGACAATTACCACAGGCAGATTCTCATCATTGATCAATCTATTCTTTAGAGTGCACCACGATAGCAGCATTAATATTCTAGGCATCTGTTAACTGCCAGGAAGCTGTAAACATTAAAGACTGATGAATCTGATCACCTGAAATGACTTGAGTACAATGTGCTTATACATTCAAAATGCATTTCCACTTGAAGCATGTTATGTAATACGCACACAGTTGGAGAGGAgagcaaattaaaatgatatctgaagagaggaagagtctGTGTACAAAATGTCCTACCATCTGGATCAACCTCACGGGCCAATTTCAGTGCATCAGAGGTGGCCAAGTCGGAGTTGGCAGGGGACACGGAGAGGATGAGGGAGTTTGGATTTGAGATGAAGGACAAGATCATCTCTTGCACTTGAGCCTCAATGTCCTCCGGCTGGTCCCCAACAGGAACCTGTGGCAACAACAATAAGGAGTCAGCAGAGCACAGATGCTGCACCCCTGTGGATCTGTGATGATTCAAGATATGCAACGTGATACTCGTTTATCATGATGAAGTTTTTGCTGGGTTTGCATACAATAAACCAAATCACAATCTTTGTCAGGTGGCTTTTTACCTTAGTTATTCCAGGTAAATCAACCAGAGTGAGATTAAGGACTTTGGGAGAAAAAATCTTCAAATATATGGGCTCAGGGCTGATTCCCTGCAGGATgtgaaaagaggaaggaaattCATGAACTCagtgtaaaatgtttaatttaaggCAAGACAAAATGTTACACCAAAGTCTCCATCCCACCTTGTTCTCGCCTGAAGTGCGCTCAGTCTCTGTTTCAATTTCCTGACGGATTTgctgaaaatctgtgaagatctGTCAACGCGAGAAAGGCGAGAGGACCAATAAACATCATGAATATCTTAGGCTGTCACCACCGAAATCAAAGCAGTTAAtcagtgagtccaagtgaattgtATCAGATTTTATTAAATTCCTGAAGCCCTAATATATAAAATTTACATTAACAGTAACATGTCCTTTGACCTCCAAGCACCAAAAtccaatcagttcatctttgagtctaaataaatatttgtataaaatTTGAAGAATTCTCGAAAgacattcttgagatatcgtgttcaggGGAATGGGAGAGACAGAAAACCTGAAACATAGTAAGCAGCAGGAAATAGTCTGGGCCGGATGGAACAGGAAAATATCTGAGCTTTCAGTCGATGGGTGGTGCCCGAGTAGAGCATGCAGAAGGCAGGATTTGATGCATTAATCcccctgtgttttctgtttacagcacatcaacaccggaAACGCTCCTCATGGCCTAAAGGTCTTACATCTTCTATGTGTACGGCACCTTTTATTCATTCCaagatttttgtatttttccagttTCATGTCTGTCGCATGTGAGAAATGTCATCGAAACACCAACTTGCTTGCTGAGAATCTTCCAGATATGATCCTGAAAGTAACTTTAGAGAGGTGTACCTGGTTCTTGCAGTGCAGGAATGTGCCCCATTCTTCAGCTTTGACACCTAAACacacaagataagataagataagccTTATGAGTCCCACAATCAGGAAATTTAAGTTGTTTAAGTCGTTTCACAGTGATTCGTCCAAAAGGTAGAAAGACAATACAATTAATGTGTGTGGGGGAAATTTTTCAATCATAAAGATTACATATTAACTTATAGTGGGGTCCAAAAGTCTGAGATCACGTCTCAAACTTTTGAACCCCactggatcttgatgaatgtGGATCAAATGTTCCCAAAAGAAATGACAGGGCTAAACAAAGAGGCAGACAAAATAAACAGAGACCTGAGTAGCTGTTTGAGGCATTTTGATTTATCCCATTTCCTGAAAGAgtagtgaagaagaggaagaaagactGCATGTTAGAAAAGAGATAGCAAAGCTATACAAGGAGAAGTTAGCAGTTCAAACAGTGAATAAAAGGTGCCTTGCCTAAGTGTTAATCAAACTTCAACTAACGCAAGCAGATTCCATGCAAAGGCAGAAATAACAAAGCTGCTGCCCTAAGAAAAATTTGCTGATATTTAACACATTAGAACTTGTAAAATTGACTGTGTTAAAAAGAACATTTGAGGCAACCACACTCTGCAGAAAATAACAACACGCAGTTTTATATTTGGTTACCATTCTCGGTCTTCTGTCTCTCCTGCAGAGGGGCAATATTAACTAGCTGCAACACCAGCGGTCGTCTTGTAACTATTCCTGATCCTCGAGGCAAGAAGTCCCGTCCGACCAGGCTCTCAAGCACGGAGCTCTTTCCACTGCTCTGTTGTGGCACAAAATGAGATTAATTCAGAAACATTTCAAGAAGCCCAGAACACACACCAGGCTGCCTGCTGAAGGCCAtcactgtgtgtcctgtgacCCAGCTCTCCCGGGCAAACATACAAACTggcagaacagagagaaaatagCTGCATTCTGATTCTAAAAAACACTACTTGCATGTATAGATACAGAGAATAATATGTGTGGTTTTACTGAATTATTTGGCATGACGCAGCACAACGTGGCTGGAAAGCAAAAGTCGCCCTGTGGAGATTAGCTGAACTGGGTTGACCCTGGATCAGGACTGAAGACCTCTTGTAATTAAAAGGCTGATACACCCTTTTTATACGGAAGTACACAACTGAAGATTCCtccctaacatctactggtggtcGCTAACATCTACTGATGGTTGGCGGAAGACCTTAAAGTGTAAAAGGGATATTCACCACTGTGTTGTGAAAAGTAAAGTGAATTTAGGCAGATTCTGTCGGTGTTGTGTGTGCAATATACCCATAATCAGTACATTCTCAATATCTGTTCAAACTCTGACTTAAATCAAACTTTAAAGTTTTGGCAACAAGCAGTGAAATTCAGAGAGAGTTgtagattgttttgtttttataaagctttcattgtttttgttttttttcttgactGACCTGAGATCCAACCACGACAATCTGAGGCAGCTGAATGACCTCTGCACCCACTGTGAGGAAGACCTCCTGCAGCCGGTTGATGGTGGGGATAAGAGTGTCCATCCTTCCGATAAACTGAGTTCACCTACTGAAACAGGAGAAACGCGGATAAACAGAGCGAACGTGCAGCTAAGTGAATCAGATCATGTCGAATCACACAGGAACTGGAATAAGGTTAAATAGTAGCTCTGGGTTAGAACATGTTCATCCCAGGAGGTCACTGCCTGGTCCTGATGAGAGAGGGGTGTAACGCCCCAGCATCAGCTCCACCACCACCGAGACCGAACGCTAGGATTTCAGGACACGTTTCCATCCACGACACCGACCCACCGTCAGAGTTACATGTGCATGATTGATGCGGCAGCACGGGGCAACATAAACGTCATAATGCCAGCGATGTTAGCTGGCTGAAGCTAATTAGTaaaggcaggaagtgacatataCATGCTAGCTTGGAGCTAACGCTACGCTAGCTTAGCGGCAGGAGGAACCGAGGCTCCGCTTCAACCTCACCGATGTTCAGCACGACGTTTCCCTCCTTATCAGACGTCCGTCATGCTTTGTGGAAAGAAGGTGAGCGAGGACGACAATACATTTTAACCCAAAATGTCACCCAGCGTTAGCAGCCAAGGAGATACCCGTCGGTTTGGAAAATGGGCGGTATGAGCGTCCCTCTCAATCAATTTGATTGGTCGTAAAATATGTCTCACGAGTGTTCTCAGGATCTGATTGGTCGACACGTATACAACGTTGTTTGGTCCCGCCTTTTGAAGTCCCTCATGACGCGGACGTCCCTTTTTTAAACCACTTCCACTTTTATTATTGTTAGATCGAAACACTTCTCATCAACTATCATCACTtctctgaaataaaataacaagaaacaaacatgtattatttcagttttaatgtatgtgtatatatatatatataaacatatttacaaatcatACAATGACAATCTGTTATTAATGGGATAAAACATGTTATTACCTTTGCAGTTCGCGTAAATGATTAACAGAAGACACCCAGCAATCATCATCCAACACAGACATTACTAATAAATAGCCTCCAGTAAAAATGAGTGTCCCCGGGGGTTGTAGCAGCCTGAGATCATGTGAAACAACAGCGTGAAGGGATTCCTTTGTGTGCAAACATTATGTGGTCAGGCCTTGTGTCACGACTGCAACATCGATGACGAGGATTAATCCAAAGCGGCAACTTTTTTCTTATCAAAGCCCTTTGGTCTTATCCCGCTCTTTTGGTCTTGGATAGGAAAGCCCTGTTGCGGAGACAGTCGGTGTTATCTGTGTTCACTTAGCCACTGATTAGGCAGACACCAGGGGCTCTGtgcaagaaaacacatttttttccatGCCTCACACACTCTAAACACGTTATGCATCTAGATTACAGAGCTCCTCtggaaacacaatcacaaaaagCAACTTCCAACTCGGCGTTCTTAGTCCATGTACGAGGTTTCCATTCCCTCGCCGTCTGGGTGGAGGAGTCTTCCCGCTAAGCGCTCAATGTCATCCAGACTTAGTTGTCGAAGTGAACGCTCATAGtccttgaagaaaaaaatataaacatataaaaaaattgagaaacagcgggataaaaaacattttaaccatGATAAgctttatatattgttttatatttaacagaGCATGGGAGGATATAAAGGATGATTGTCTGTACGTTTCAGTCTGTGTAGTCTCAAGATACATTATGCATGTATCTTCCTTACCTTTAAGTACCGCTACATAAAAGTGTTCAGATCTCCCATTCAGACAGTGGTAATGCACAATAGGAGATGAGGGATATGAGTTGATCTGAAAAGGTTGCAGGTAATGTCCTTCCAAGGCGGAGCCAAGCAGGCTAGCGACATCAACGTCAGTTCATAACTGAATGTGTCTGTAATAAAAACTCAATTTAAGCTACACTTTGTAGAGTTTGACAATCTTGTTGGGTTCTTAGCAGTTGACCTATGCAAACTTCTGTATCTGGTCTTGTAGCTTTCCACCTTGTAGTGGCTTGAACAGATTGGGTTCCTTTTCTGTTCAAGACCAGTGACAGATAATTAACTCAAATGAAACGTTTGGTAAAAATGAGACTGTCACCTGCCGATCCAAATGTTATGACTTGTCAAGGCTTGTCTGAAGATATTAAGCGAAATGACACAGCACCTACAGAGTctaaacttcctgtttcttacAAATTTGCACGAAGACAACTGCACACCTTGCCCATGTTTGGACAGAGATGAAACAGTCCTTTTTCATCTCTTGTGATGACTAAAGATAACATCATAAAATATCTAGTCACTAAATGGAGGGGCCACATTTATACAAACAGAGCAAGACgcgaaatattaatataatattctCATATTTCCAGAGGAAATCTAATTATTTCCTCGCCCTTAGATCCACGTATTCAATTATAACTGGGTTTAAGCCATTTCAAGCTTCAAGTCGTAAATATATTCAGTCTGCAGCCTCTACTAGTAGCTTAATATTATATTGTTCAGCAACTCTAGATACCTCCATCTCAAAATGGATGTCCagaaatttatttttatcaaactATTATGCCTAGGTGCAAAAATGTCGCATTTAAATACCTTAATAAGCTGTTCATGGACTTTTGCTGCATCTGCTGGACTGAAGTTTCTTGCAAGTATCATGGACACAGTCTGCCACACCCCTCCAtgtatgttgctgctgctgctgctggaagccATCCCTGAAGCTGCAGTCCTCTCCCCCACTGGGCGGATCACGAGATTCAATTTAGCCTCTGGTCCAATGGAGTAATCGCTAAGTCTGTGTTCATCTGAGGAAAGCAATGTAGTATACAATAATATGATTAAAAGAGACTGATCCGTAAAGAATAGCtatgaacaaacattttgaaacaCTTGATAATTGGCCAATTTACCTGCAAGTGCTTTCCCTTTATAGAGCAGCCGCTGCTGGTTTGCTGGTATGTTGAGACGTTCAGACACAAGTTCTTTCACTGTGTAGACTTTCTCATCTTCAGTCACCTAGAAGATAAACAACACAAGCACAATACATGATCAAAACGCAGTCTGTCTTTTGGTTTAGGAGCATAGTCAATTTTCATGTTATTTTGCATTAGCTTGacataaaacaaatgtaaatacCCACGTTCAATGAGGAATTCACTTACTCACACACCTTGCTATATCCTACACATTAGTCTAATAAAAATTAAGGAAAACGAGTGGCCTACAGTGGTATTATCCACACCCTAAGCCCAGCAGAACAGCCAATAACAGGGATGTTACGGAGTGGACAGGCCCTTCTTTAAATTACAGAGCTGGGAGAAACACATGTTTATCTTAATCACTGGCAGATTAAAGACGATTTCAGAGTCACAGATTAAGCCTGGTTCTCCctatttgacaaaaaaatgtaataaaatgcttaagatcaaaacaaatacaaatcactCTGTTTTTATCACAAAAACATCAGACTCAGGGATTATTTAAATGCACATCTGCCCCCTACACTCTCATACTATCCTGATTTGGTTCAAAAAGCTACATTCCTCTGGGTTTCTACATAATATGAGTGGCTTGTTTTAGCCTCGGTTTGATCCAGTATCGTCATCCCTCTAAAACATGTGGGGCTCCACCTCGGGCGAGGATTGACCTACAGTGGGCAAACAAGTCGGAGACTATTGAGTGATGGACCAATGCTGGTAATTTGTAACGTGGTAAGCTGCTGTGCTGCCACAACATAACGTACTTTCCTAAAATGCTGCGTATGAAGTTATATATCGTTGTATCTGCCTCACCTTCAAGTGCAGCCACCCAAAGAGTTTCAGAGCTCCCGTTCAAACAGTGGTGACGAACAATAGGAGAGAACGGGTATGAGTCGATCTGATAACGTTGCAGGTATTGTCCTTCTCAAGGCTGAGCCAAGCAGGCTAGCTCTGTTCGTACCTCAACGACGATGTGTCTGTtataaaaacttaatttaagCTACACTGTGGAGATGGTGATTGTGTTTGGTTCAGTAGTAACAATAGTTTATACTGCAGCAGTGTGGGTTTGGTAGCTGTCCGTGTGTTAGTTCCGCTGCGAACCAGCTAGGCTCCCTGTATAGGCTAATGTGGCGAGTTAAGCTAGCGTCAAGGAGCTAACATTAGCAGTTAGCGGACGGTGGGGCTGAACTCACCTGCACGCTGCATTCTTTGCCTTGGAGCGGTTTCACGGTCAGGATCATTTTCAGCCACACTCTGGACTAAACACGACAATCCGTTCCTGGATGGAAATTCAACTGTGATCAAGTGACGTTACTTTGCTCGTTTAACACAGCTCTCCTCTTGTCAACGGACCATCTTCTTCTCCGGCAGCTTCGAGCGGCCTTTCGGATCCCAGGGAACACTGCTGCCACCTAATGGCTGCGGTCAGGACAACTCCACCCGAAATTTAGAGGGACGTGGCAAATCCTTTCGCCAGTGTAGCAGAACTGGCTGAATGTGTGGAAGCGTTTTCATCCCGTTAAACCCCTAACCATGAATCTAGTAAGACACATCCTCAACCTAATGACTTACTGTCTCAAATAACAACATACCATCTTAAAATAATGCCTTTATATCGAAGAATATGACTTAATGTCTAAGAATAATGACTTAATAGCTCAGCATAATGACATAATATCTCAAAATAAAGACTTAGGCTATCTCAAAATAATAGCTGCACTAACCCAAACCCACTGGGTTCCTGCACACATAACCTTCATACGATGAAGGTTACTCTATCTCTCCAGTTACTAATAAAGCTCTGTCCAGTTAGACAGACAAAGGGATATAAGAACTGGGGTTAATGAAAATGCAAGAGAATTCAAAACCAGCACAAATTAGTCCTCCCCGCGTTACATTAAGTTTTACTCAATCTGCGTCCCTGAAATTCAAGTATGTGTCCCTTCTGTATTtccaaaaacacttttagcattttgactcaaaacactgtcatgaaaatgaaataaacatggACACTACAGGGGTTTATCAGGCAATCCATGCCCAACATACTATATTGCCATCTTTCTGCAGCACGAACCTGAGAAACGAGAATACATTAAACAGCAGTATCATTGCTTAggtttccatggctgtgaccaaacagctgcactccagctgttgtcctgaatgagctttgctaatgaaagaatactgcatagtctcatgcagtatgcgttgagagcacagcatcctggttttAATGTTACTATCAACGCATGTCCTACTCTTTGTGCAACAAGCATACTTTGTCAGGGTgaaatttaaaattaattacactgcatacagtacaagcgacacaaTCGTTTTGTACTAACACAAGAAAACTTCTGTCAAagtcatacacaacacaatatggataatgggtacacagttgtagcgatggtggatacATGTGTATTCAcaacaaatgagctgttaaaagacctatCTCGTACATAACTAACCGTCAggtagataaactacaggtctattagaagaatgtagataaaccattaatattagaagaagacAATTTCCTTCTCAATCAGAGAAACTGtttctgtttacaccttaattcttatatagcttaaaaacccaaagaaaataattaaataatttcaacatgcatcagtagacattcaattatctgaaataatTTGAATAGaacatgcacttgtcaaagtgtaggtgtgctatgtcttgaaaaacagcttcggATTCCTATAACTTGTGCACTTGTACCAACTTTCTGGAGGCCAACTATGAATTACGAAATGTgaaaatggattaaaaaaaatagaactgtacttgtgtaacagtgtattttatataggtgcatcattgtcagctgtataGCCAGTTACAATTTTTAAGTGGTTCGCATCAAAAGGTAATTtctgctgatgtcaccaccctGGGCTtcgtggacaggcaagccagcatctaaagcatcctcctggatggctccctgtgtgaacagtcaggcggcggctcgcacagaatttgcgcttccgcctcaggtgtgtccctgaaggacacgctgcggtgatagagacagagatgaatcaaaaaagattaaattatcaggtgcacaattcagaaagcaccgcaaagtagaggagaagaaagaacaatatagaggtaagaatcaccccgattgtgaacataattgtttatttttgtcgacatgacatgatatgctatcagtacagctgatttcagactcttttcatattttttattatatatttgtattgttttttatagcttacaactttgtctgcctgtgtgtgcatctgtacaCAGTCCaacagtttgcgtgtgtatgttggggggcgccaatttgaaatctcgcctatagggccttaaccatcacaattaaataaaccaaactatatcataaaaataaactttatttctatagcaGCTCAAAGTTCTTTAAATGCAATACAAGTGACATTCAAAGCAAGAAGAGAATACATTttaagacataaaaaaaagaagcatgttGTAATTATGAAAAGAAAGGGAAATTAAAAGGATCTCAGGAGGAGAAGCTTAAAGTCAATTCTGTGTGTAACAGGCCGCCACTGAAGAGCTGCTAGAATTGGACTAGTCTCTTCTTGGTTCTGGTTAACTCTGACCTAAACTGGATTCTAACCCTAAATGTAAGTCTAACCTCTTAAATAGCCCATTGAAAAATGTGATGACCAGCCCAAATGTCCTAACTTACCCCAAAATGTCCTGTCGTGGtaatttctacaatcccacctCAACAACAAGGAACGAGACACAAacctcttacagtattgtcacactttaatgctcagAGCATGGTGCATACAACAAAGGTTAGTTTGTAATAGGCACACCGATGGGAAAACAGTTCTTTATACATTTAGCTAACCCCTCCCACTCTGGTTGGGGTTGTTACAAAGTCAAAGGTCGGGATCTTCtgatcacatgaaaacaacaatgctTTAGTTAAAGCAGTCAGgccaagattcattcagtaGTTCAGGATACAGCATGATCAGGGTCACATTGTAtgagattcaatgatgatcaatcaaaggggaaataaacatgaacatgtTGTGGTCACAATGTGACATTTCCCTTACAGTCCTCACTTCAATAtaagtaaataaacacatactCACAAGTTTCTGCAGCTATCctgactttattttgaaatccaatcattgtggacagcctaacCAAAAACCTTAtccttaaccatgaccaattcaaGCccaactctaaccttaacctaaccacaattcacataATTAACCCTAACCTTAGCTAATTAGTTAATTCAACCTCGTTAAAAATAGACAAATTCAACCTCTTCAAAAAGACATTAGGTCCAAAAATTAAGTCAAGTATATATTTAATGCCTTGCAATGGTTATAAACTATTAAATGTCTGACAATTTATGATACTGATTAATAGGTTAATTATATTCTCATCAGATTAAATGTAAAcctttattatttctatttatttattttgtttatggaAGAGTTGTTGCTGTTTCTAAATATGAACAGCAGGGGACAGTTTGTCTGTTCTATAATCTTAATCGATATTATTAAATGTAACTTTTAATAATGCAAATAAAACTTAATATAGGTGTTATAATGTCTATCACATCCACAGATCTATTTAGGACCACTTAAGTAACCTAGAAGACAAGGACACAAAACTTACTTCATGATAAACAAAATTTCAAGTAAAGCAATATACTTTTTAAATTTGTGTTAATTACATATATCTTAGGGTTTAGTTTACTGCTTCAACTTCATTTTTGGAGTTTTAATACTCCACAGTCCGTAACTCTACATTCATAGTTTGGCCTTTCATTGGAAGTCTGgatctcctccagcctcttgAGGACATCAGCCCCCTCCACCACTTGTCTGGAACGAAAACAAAGACATTGAGTACAATTCTAAGAAAAGATTGCACAG
The genomic region above belongs to Pleuronectes platessa chromosome 4, fPlePla1.1, whole genome shotgun sequence and contains:
- the si:dkey-32e23.4 gene encoding dynamin-1-like protein isoform X1; this translates as MDTLIPTINRLQEVFLTVGAEVIQLPQIVVVGSQSSGKSSVLESLVGRDFLPRGSGIVTRRPLVLQLVNIAPLQERQKTENGNGINQNASNSYSGVKAEEWGTFLHCKNQIFTDFQQIRQEIETETERTSGENKGISPEPIYLKIFSPKVLNLTLVDLPGITKVPVGDQPEDIEAQVQEMILSFISNPNSLILSVSPANSDLATSDALKLAREVDPDGRRTLLVVSKLDLMDAGTDALEVLLGRVIPVKLGIIGVVNRSQHDINTQKKLEDSMRDEQAFLQRHYPSLASRAGSRYLAKTLSRLLMHHIRDCLPELKTRVTVLSAQYQTRLNSYGQPVEDHSATLLQIVTKFASDYCHTIEGTARYIQTSELCGGARICYIFHETFGRTLQSIDPLGGLSELDILTAIRNATGPRPALFVPEVSFELLAKRQIKRLEEPSLRCVELVHEELQRIIQHCSSYSTQELLRFPKLHDSIVEVVTGLLRKRLPITNEMVHNLVAIELAYINTKHPDFADAAQVSASVNSQQISHCQAEALDGGKRWKNEKVAEEKAPPAGFGSPSKGRAINLLDTAVPVARKLSSREQRDCEVIQRLINCYFLIVRKSIQDSVPKTVMHFLVNFVKEHLQSELVGQLYKQTLLQDLLIESQDTAQQRTEVAQMLEALKKANNIISEIRETHLW
- the si:dkey-32e23.4 gene encoding dynamin-1-like protein isoform X5, with translation MDTLIPTINRLQEVFLTVGAEVIQLPQIVVVGSQSSGKSSVLESLVGRDFLPRGSGIVTRRPLVLQLVNIAPLQERQKTENGNGINQNASNSYSGVKAEEWGTFLHCKNQIFTDFQQIRQEIETETERTSGENKGISPEPIYLKIFSPKVLNLTLVDLPGITKVPVGDQPEDIEAQVQEMILSFISNPNSLILSVSPANSDLATSDALKLAREVDPDGRRTLLVVSKLDLMDAGTDALEVLLGRVIPVKLGIIGVVNRSQHDINTQKKLEDSMRDEQAFLQRHYPSLASRAGSRYLAKTLSRLLMHHIRDCLPELKTRVTVLSAQYQTRLNSYGQPVEDHSATLLQIVTKFASDYCHTIEGTARYIQTSELCGGARICYIFHETFGRTLQSIDPLGGLSELDILTAIRNATGPRPALFVPEVSFELLAKRQIKRLEEPSLRCVELVHEELQRIIQHCSSYSTQVHNLVAIELAYINTKHPDFADAAQVSASVNSQQAEALDGGKRWKNEKVAEEKAPPAGFGSPSKGRAINLLDTAVPVARKLSSREQRDCEVIQRLINCYFLIVRKSIQDSVPKTVMHFLVNFVKEHLQSELVGQLYKQTLLQDLLIESQDTAQQRTEVAQMLEALKKANNIISEIRETHLW
- the si:dkey-32e23.4 gene encoding dynamin-1-like protein isoform X3 is translated as MDTLIPTINRLQEVFLTVGAEVIQLPQIVVVGSQSSGKSSVLESLVGRDFLPRGSGIVTRRPLVLQLVNIAPLQERQKTENGVKAEEWGTFLHCKNQIFTDFQQIRQEIETETERTSGENKGISPEPIYLKIFSPKVLNLTLVDLPGITKVPVGDQPEDIEAQVQEMILSFISNPNSLILSVSPANSDLATSDALKLAREVDPDGRRTLLVVSKLDLMDAGTDALEVLLGRVIPVKLGIIGVVNRSQHDINTQKKLEDSMRDEQAFLQRHYPSLASRAGSRYLAKTLSRLLMHHIRDCLPELKTRVTVLSAQYQTRLNSYGQPVEDHSATLLQIVTKFASDYCHTIEGTARYIQTSELCGGARICYIFHETFGRTLQSIDPLGGLSELDILTAIRNATGPRPALFVPEVSFELLAKRQIKRLEEPSLRCVELVHEELQRIIQHCSSYSTQELLRFPKLHDSIVEVVTGLLRKRLPITNEMVHNLVAIELAYINTKHPDFADAAQVSASVNSQQISHCQAEALDGGKRWKNEKVAEEKAPPAGFGSPSKGRAINLLDTAVPVARKLSSREQRDCEVIQRLINCYFLIVRKSIQDSVPKTVMHFLVNFVKEHLQSELVGQLYKQTLLQDLLIESQDTAQQRTEVAQMLEALKKANNIISEIRETHLW
- the si:dkey-32e23.4 gene encoding dynamin-1-like protein isoform X2 — encoded protein: MDTLIPTINRLQEVFLTVGAEVIQLPQIVVVGSQSSGKSSVLESLVGRDFLPRGSGIVTRRPLVLQLVNIAPLQERQKTENGNGINQNASNSYSGVKAEEWGTFLHCKNQIFTDFQQIRQEIETETERTSGENKGISPEPIYLKIFSPKVLNLTLVDLPGITKVPVGDQPEDIEAQVQEMILSFISNPNSLILSVSPANSDLATSDALKLAREVDPDGRRTLLVVSKLDLMDAGTDALEVLLGRVIPVKLGIIGVVNRSQHDINTQKKLEDSMRDEQAFLQRHYPSLASRAGSRYLAKTLSRLLMHHIRDCLPELKTRVTVLSAQYQTRLNSYGQPVEDHSATLLQIVTKFASDYCHTIEGTARYIQTSELCGGARICYIFHETFGRTLQSIDPLGGLSELDILTAIRNATGPRPALFVPEVSFELLAKRQIKRLEEPSLRCVELVHEELQRIIQHCSSYSTQELLRFPKLHDSIVEVVTGLLRKRLPITNEMVHNLVAIELAYINTKHPDFADAAQVSASVNSQQAEALDGGKRWKNEKVAEEKAPPAGFGSPSKGRAINLLDTAVPVARKLSSREQRDCEVIQRLINCYFLIVRKSIQDSVPKTVMHFLVNFVKEHLQSELVGQLYKQTLLQDLLIESQDTAQQRTEVAQMLEALKKANNIISEIRETHLW